From the genome of Spinacia oleracea cultivar Varoflay chromosome 2, BTI_SOV_V1, whole genome shotgun sequence, one region includes:
- the LOC130467805 gene encoding uncharacterized protein isoform X4 has protein sequence MRTWSNTIGGGSGAAGLSSTLETGGSSGSIMFAASRAGAGAPDGRSVSGAAISSNALGSTGVIGYSRFVFVGSEHDGR, from the exons ATGCGAACCTGGAGCAATACAATTGGTGGAG GTTCAGGAGCTGCGGGACTTTCCTCCACCTTAGAAACTGGAGGAAGTAGTGGGTCCATTATGTTTGCCGCCTCAAGAGCCGGTGCTGGTGCCCCTGATGGAAGAAGTGTTTCTGGCGCTGCTATTTCTAGCAATGCCCTTGGTTCCACTGGAGTTATTGGGTATTCCAGGTTTGTATTTGTTGGGTCTGAGCAT GATGGTAGATAG
- the LOC130467805 gene encoding uncharacterized protein isoform X2, whose translation MRTWSNTIGGGSGAAGLSSTLETGGSSGSIMFAASRAGAGAPDGRSVSGAAISSNALGSTGVIGYSSCSVSARWFLCSSSIAASSFGLTGFQLLYWLPLHILDGR comes from the exons ATGCGAACCTGGAGCAATACAATTGGTGGAG GTTCAGGAGCTGCGGGACTTTCCTCCACCTTAGAAACTGGAGGAAGTAGTGGGTCCATTATGTTTGCCGCCTCAAGAGCCGGTGCTGGTGCCCCTGATGGAAGAAGTGTTTCTGGCGCTGCTATTTCTAGCAATGCCCTTGGTTCCACTGGAGTTATTGGGTATTCCAG TTGTTCTGTTTCCGCAAGGTGGTTCCTATGTTCAAGCAGTATTGCAGCAAGTTCTTTTGGACTGACCGGTTTTCAGCTGTTGTATTGGCTGCCACTTCATATTCTC GATGGTAGATAG
- the LOC130467805 gene encoding uncharacterized protein isoform X1 has translation MRTWSNTIGGGSGAAGLSSTLETGGSSGSIMFAASRAGAGAPDGRSVSGAAISSNALGSTGVIGYSSCSVSARWFLCSSSIAASSFGLTGFQLLYWLPLHILVCVCYAIGLV, from the exons ATGCGAACCTGGAGCAATACAATTGGTGGAG GTTCAGGAGCTGCGGGACTTTCCTCCACCTTAGAAACTGGAGGAAGTAGTGGGTCCATTATGTTTGCCGCCTCAAGAGCCGGTGCTGGTGCCCCTGATGGAAGAAGTGTTTCTGGCGCTGCTATTTCTAGCAATGCCCTTGGTTCCACTGGAGTTATTGGGTATTCCAG TTGTTCTGTTTCCGCAAGGTGGTTCCTATGTTCAAGCAGTATTGCAGCAAGTTCTTTTGGACTGACCGGTTTTCAGCTGTTGTATTGGCTGCCACTTCATATTCTCGTATGTGTCTGTTATGCTATAGGGCTTGTCTGA
- the LOC130467805 gene encoding uncharacterized protein isoform X3: MRTWSNTIGGGSGAAGLSSTLETGGSSGSIMFAASRAGAGAPDGRSVSGAAISSNALGSTGVIGYSRMVDRRRMVDKRMA; encoded by the exons ATGCGAACCTGGAGCAATACAATTGGTGGAG GTTCAGGAGCTGCGGGACTTTCCTCCACCTTAGAAACTGGAGGAAGTAGTGGGTCCATTATGTTTGCCGCCTCAAGAGCCGGTGCTGGTGCCCCTGATGGAAGAAGTGTTTCTGGCGCTGCTATTTCTAGCAATGCCCTTGGTTCCACTGGAGTTATTGGGTATTCCAG GATGGTAGATAGAAGGAGAATGGTAGATAAAAGGATGGCATGA